A genomic window from Tolypothrix sp. PCC 7910 includes:
- a CDS encoding polysaccharide biosynthesis tyrosine autokinase, with the protein MENNFTKTSSYERNGSAIQQQVFSPQIPTWFQKENNDWDLRQFLSVVQRRLLIIVGVATVVMGGVSYSTLKQKPVYQSSFRLLVEPVNEEKSLLQLTIEPGNSGQSGGLDYESQIQVLKSPELMIGILKKIQKLYPEVSYESLAKSLIIRRLGQTKIIEVSYKSDNPHQIKSVLDLIAKSYLDYSLEKRQTKLRQGVQFVDKQLPSIKNRVDNLQKELQLFRQRYDFISPDAQAGQIASKVQILSNQRLGIDQQLAVYHANFAIMKGKEGELAAINNTPVYQKLIVQIRDIESQIAGELTRFQEDNPILQTLREKRENLLPLLQQESQRAVGVKFAEIATQIQSLEVQSQELKKAEIQLDREVKLLPVLSRRYAELQRDLQIATESLNRFLTTRETLQIQVAQTELPWELIQGALEPEDAISPNIQRSLMLGFVASLLLGVGISLLIEKVDNTYHSVSSIKENLKLPFLGILPFDKKIQDSRYQTSESGILTKILPKRLSRKMPKMSHILQRRSDSDRYYGQGRFWESLQVLYSNIQLLSSDQPIHSLVISSALPGDGKSTVSFQLAQIAAAMGKKVLLVDADLRRPQVHELADLSNLWGLSSLISTNIPTGQVIRQMPTMNNLSVITSGPIPPDPARLLSSEKMKQLMGYFNRTFDLVIYDMPPIVGLVDARMIAPYTDGVVMVVRIDKTDKSGLLQAQDSLKLAPINILGIVANGDKTKYKGYKHYYKYSR; encoded by the coding sequence ATGGAGAATAATTTTACTAAAACCTCAAGTTACGAGCGGAACGGAAGTGCAATACAGCAGCAGGTATTCTCACCCCAGATTCCCACATGGTTTCAAAAAGAAAATAATGATTGGGATTTACGACAATTCCTCAGTGTTGTACAGCGACGACTGTTAATTATTGTAGGAGTAGCAACTGTTGTGATGGGTGGTGTTTCCTACTCAACATTAAAGCAAAAACCCGTCTATCAAAGTAGTTTTCGACTCTTAGTAGAACCTGTTAATGAAGAGAAGTCTCTGTTGCAACTCACTATTGAACCAGGCAACTCTGGTCAGTCGGGAGGTCTAGATTACGAAAGTCAAATTCAGGTGCTTAAAAGCCCAGAATTAATGATAGGTATTTTAAAAAAAATACAAAAATTATATCCTGAAGTCAGCTATGAGTCTTTAGCGAAATCATTAATTATTCGGCGTTTAGGTCAAACTAAAATTATAGAAGTCAGCTATAAAAGTGACAATCCCCATCAAATCAAATCAGTACTAGATTTAATTGCGAAATCTTATTTGGACTATAGCTTGGAAAAACGCCAAACCAAGTTGAGACAAGGGGTTCAATTTGTTGATAAACAATTACCAAGTATTAAAAATAGAGTAGATAATCTCCAAAAAGAATTGCAGTTATTCCGTCAAAGATATGATTTTATTAGTCCAGATGCTCAAGCAGGACAAATTGCCAGCAAAGTACAGATATTGAGCAACCAAAGACTAGGAATTGATCAACAGCTAGCTGTATATCATGCTAATTTTGCCATTATGAAAGGTAAAGAAGGAGAGTTGGCAGCAATAAATAACACACCTGTATATCAGAAATTAATTGTTCAGATACGTGACATAGAATCTCAAATTGCTGGGGAATTAACTCGTTTTCAAGAAGATAATCCTATCCTACAAACTTTAAGGGAAAAAAGAGAAAATTTGTTACCTCTATTACAACAAGAATCTCAGCGGGCTGTCGGAGTTAAGTTCGCTGAGATAGCTACTCAAATTCAGAGCCTAGAAGTACAGAGCCAAGAATTAAAGAAAGCAGAAATTCAACTTGATCGAGAAGTTAAGCTTTTACCAGTTTTATCACGAAGATACGCGGAGCTTCAGCGAGACCTACAGATTGCAACCGAGAGCTTGAATCGATTTTTAACTACTAGGGAGACCCTCCAAATCCAGGTAGCTCAGACAGAATTACCTTGGGAGTTAATTCAAGGAGCATTAGAGCCTGAAGACGCTATATCTCCCAATATTCAGCGTAGTTTGATGTTAGGATTTGTTGCTAGTTTACTGTTAGGTGTTGGCATCAGCTTGCTCATAGAGAAAGTAGACAATACCTACCATTCAGTTAGTAGTATCAAGGAGAATCTCAAGCTACCATTTTTAGGAATTTTGCCTTTTGACAAGAAAATACAAGATAGTCGATATCAGACTTCTGAAAGTGGTATTTTGACAAAAATCTTACCGAAGAGGTTGTCCCGTAAAATGCCAAAAATGTCTCATATATTACAACGGCGTTCGGACAGCGATCGCTATTACGGTCAAGGCAGATTTTGGGAATCGTTACAGGTACTGTATTCAAATATTCAACTGCTGAGTTCCGATCAACCAATTCACTCTTTAGTTATTAGTTCAGCACTACCAGGAGACGGTAAATCAACAGTTTCATTCCAGCTAGCCCAAATAGCAGCAGCAATGGGCAAAAAAGTACTACTTGTAGATGCTGATTTACGTAGACCTCAAGTTCATGAATTAGCCGATCTCAGTAACCTGTGGGGATTAAGTAGTTTAATTTCGACCAACATCCCAACAGGACAGGTAATCAGGCAAATGCCGACAATGAACAACTTATCTGTGATTACTTCAGGGCCAATACCACCCGATCCTGCAAGGTTGCTTTCTTCAGAAAAAATGAAGCAACTAATGGGCTATTTCAATAGAACCTTTGACTTGGTTATTTATGATATGCCACCAATAGTAGGACTAGTTGATGCGAGAATGATAGCACCCTACACTGACGGTGTGGTAATGGTAGTCAGGATTGACAAAACAGACAAATCGGGGCTATTGCAAGCTCAAGACAGCCTCAAGCTAGCGCCAATCAATATTTTAGGCATCGTTGCTAACGGAGATAAGACTAAGTACAAAGGCTACAAACATTACTATAAATATAGTAGGTAA
- a CDS encoding glycosyltransferase family 4 protein: MTFSEWLKKSLLTISTNKDAQSQQLFTPDRDLLLSKKVNFENIKEQNEEEFSTFVLPSIVPSQSLGMNKTWYEQPLKLSVITEFFPPDYAATGQLIEELVRQLGKQGVNIEVFTGQPGYAFGTSTSSAPAVEQVGRVRIKRSRTAQLWSSRVRGKAINGILFTLRAVLHLIRCCRRHDVVLLTSAPPFLPIVGYLAHLFFKLSYVCLIYDIYPDIAIALGVIPKNHWLARFWQAMNKKIWQKARGIVVLSPAMKQRVVAACPEVADKVSVIHSWGDPDLIVPIVKKDNWFAKKYNLVNKFTVLYSGNMGRCHDMDTILAAAKQLQDEPIQFVCIGGGAKHESVIQVVDQLGLNNFLFLPYQDKEVLPYSLTACDLSLVSVEAGMESLVAPSKLYPALATGRPIAAICSEYSYLRQLIADAQCGASFENGDSYGLVEFIRLLSTDKQLAERMGMASRQYLQSHFTPEIIAKQYLRVLRQAVS; encoded by the coding sequence ATGACATTCAGTGAATGGCTGAAAAAATCGTTGCTAACTATATCTACAAACAAAGATGCTCAAAGTCAGCAATTGTTCACGCCTGATAGAGACTTATTGTTAAGTAAGAAAGTTAACTTCGAGAATATAAAAGAGCAAAATGAGGAGGAATTTAGCACATTTGTATTACCATCAATAGTTCCTAGCCAGTCTCTAGGGATGAATAAAACTTGGTATGAGCAACCACTGAAATTATCTGTGATTACTGAGTTTTTTCCCCCAGACTATGCTGCTACAGGACAGCTGATTGAGGAACTGGTGAGACAGTTAGGTAAACAAGGAGTAAACATCGAGGTGTTTACTGGTCAGCCAGGGTATGCATTTGGAACCTCTACTTCTAGTGCTCCTGCTGTAGAACAAGTAGGTCGAGTCCGAATTAAACGATCGCGCACTGCTCAACTTTGGTCAAGTCGAGTTCGCGGTAAAGCGATCAACGGTATCTTGTTTACCTTACGTGCTGTGCTGCATCTAATTAGATGTTGCCGTCGCCATGATGTAGTTTTGTTAACCTCCGCTCCACCTTTTTTACCAATTGTGGGATATCTCGCCCACTTATTTTTTAAGCTTTCTTATGTCTGCTTAATTTATGATATTTATCCCGATATTGCGATCGCTTTAGGAGTAATCCCTAAAAATCATTGGCTAGCAAGATTTTGGCAAGCCATGAATAAAAAGATTTGGCAAAAAGCTAGAGGGATAGTGGTGCTGAGTCCGGCGATGAAGCAGAGGGTGGTGGCTGCTTGTCCAGAGGTAGCAGATAAGGTATCTGTAATTCACAGTTGGGGAGATCCTGACTTAATCGTGCCAATTGTAAAAAAAGATAACTGGTTTGCAAAGAAATATAACTTAGTTAATAAATTTACTGTACTGTATTCGGGTAACATGGGTCGGTGTCATGACATGGACACCATATTAGCAGCAGCCAAACAACTGCAAGATGAGCCGATTCAGTTTGTTTGTATTGGGGGTGGCGCAAAACACGAAAGTGTAATTCAAGTGGTCGATCAACTAGGGCTAAATAATTTCTTGTTTTTACCCTATCAAGATAAAGAAGTATTACCTTACTCTCTAACTGCTTGCGATCTCTCCTTAGTCAGTGTAGAAGCTGGTATGGAAAGCTTAGTTGCACCAAGCAAGCTTTACCCTGCATTAGCAACAGGGCGACCTATTGCTGCAATTTGTTCAGAGTATTCTTACTTAAGACAACTGATTGCAGATGCCCAATGTGGTGCTAGTTTTGAGAATGGTGACAGTTATGGACTAGTTGAATTTATTCGTTTATTGAGCACTGACAAACAATTAGCAGAACGTATGGGTATGGCATCTCGTCAGTATTTGCAGTCGCATTTTACTCCCGAAATTATCGCTAAACAATATTTAAGAGTTCTTAGACAAGCTGTTTCTTAA
- a CDS encoding GDP-mannose 4,6-dehydratase, producing the protein MKKALICGISGQDGAYLAQLLLKHGYEVCGTSRDAQISSFQNLMHLGIREQVKLESMALTDFRSVLQVLTKIQPDEIYNLAGQSSVGLSFGQPVETLESIATGTLNLLEAVRFLGKPIKLYNAGSSECFGDTGEIAADENTPFRPRSPYAVAKATAFWEVANYREAYGLFACSGILFNHESPLRPERFVTQKIVAAACRIAKGSAEQLYLGNMQIQRDWGWAPEYIEAMYLMLQQEQPDDYVIATGESTSLEDFVSATFASVNLDWQEHTVIDNSLLRPTDLAVGRGNPGKAANKLGWQAKYKMKDVVQMMVEERLAKS; encoded by the coding sequence ATGAAGAAAGCTCTTATTTGTGGAATATCTGGTCAGGATGGAGCCTACTTAGCGCAGTTACTTCTCAAACATGGCTATGAAGTTTGCGGTACTTCGCGAGATGCTCAGATTTCCTCATTCCAAAATTTGATGCACTTAGGTATCCGAGAGCAAGTCAAGCTAGAGTCAATGGCTTTAACTGATTTTCGCAGCGTGTTACAGGTGCTCACAAAAATCCAACCAGATGAAATCTACAACTTAGCTGGGCAAAGTTCAGTTGGTCTATCTTTTGGACAACCAGTAGAAACCTTAGAAAGTATTGCTACAGGAACGCTCAACTTGTTAGAAGCAGTTCGCTTTTTAGGGAAGCCGATCAAGCTCTATAATGCTGGTTCCAGTGAGTGTTTTGGTGATACTGGCGAAATAGCAGCTGATGAAAATACTCCATTTCGTCCCCGCAGCCCTTATGCTGTAGCGAAAGCCACTGCATTTTGGGAAGTAGCTAACTACCGAGAAGCTTACGGTTTATTTGCTTGTTCAGGGATTTTGTTTAATCATGAATCTCCACTACGACCAGAAAGATTTGTGACTCAAAAAATTGTGGCTGCTGCTTGTCGCATAGCGAAAGGTAGTGCTGAACAACTTTATTTGGGAAATATGCAGATTCAACGTGACTGGGGTTGGGCACCAGAATACATTGAAGCAATGTATTTAATGTTGCAGCAAGAACAGCCTGATGATTATGTGATTGCTACAGGAGAAAGTACTTCACTAGAGGATTTTGTCTCCGCTACATTTGCATCAGTCAACTTAGATTGGCAAGAACATACTGTTATAGATAATAGTCTCCTGCGACCTACAGATTTAGCAGTAGGTAGAGGTAATCCAGGCAAGGCTGCAAATAAGTTGGGATGGCAGGCGAAATACAAGATGAAAGATGTAGTGCAGATGATGGTGGAAGAAAGGTTAGCTAAGTCATGA
- a CDS encoding ABC transporter permease, which produces MKDSIHQPNLVIEAGRTEQQYWKDLWRYRELLYFLAWRDILVRYKQTAIGIAWALIRPFLTMVVFTVVFGQLAKLPSQGVPYPILVFSAMLPWQFFSNALSECSNSVVGNGNLISKVYFPRLIVPVSAIAVSFVDFLISGMILLGLMAWYNFVPTWRILTLPLFICIAFAASMGAGLWLASLNVKYRDFRFIVPFIMQFGLYISPVGFSSSIVPEQWRFIYCLNPMVGVIDGFRWAILGGEAQLYIPGFILSLGLVILLFVSGIWYFRKTEKTFADNI; this is translated from the coding sequence ATGAAAGACAGCATTCATCAGCCCAATTTAGTAATTGAAGCTGGACGCACAGAACAGCAGTATTGGAAAGATTTATGGCGCTATAGAGAATTGTTGTATTTCTTAGCATGGCGAGACATCTTAGTACGTTATAAGCAAACAGCAATTGGTATTGCTTGGGCACTAATTCGACCATTTTTAACGATGGTGGTGTTTACAGTTGTGTTTGGGCAATTAGCAAAGTTACCTTCCCAAGGTGTGCCTTATCCAATCCTAGTGTTTTCCGCCATGTTGCCTTGGCAGTTCTTCTCTAATGCTCTTTCAGAGTGTAGTAATAGTGTAGTTGGTAATGGCAATTTAATCTCAAAAGTCTATTTTCCACGATTGATAGTACCTGTAAGTGCGATCGCAGTCAGCTTTGTAGACTTTTTGATTTCTGGGATGATTTTGTTGGGATTAATGGCTTGGTATAACTTTGTTCCTACTTGGCGAATTCTCACACTGCCATTATTTATTTGTATTGCATTTGCTGCTTCAATGGGTGCTGGATTATGGCTGGCTTCTTTAAATGTGAAGTATCGAGACTTCCGTTTTATTGTGCCGTTTATTATGCAGTTTGGCTTGTATATATCGCCAGTAGGATTCAGCAGTAGTATTGTGCCAGAACAGTGGCGGTTTATTTACTGCTTAAATCCGATGGTAGGGGTGATTGATGGTTTCCGTTGGGCAATTTTAGGTGGTGAGGCACAGTTATATATACCTGGTTTTATTTTATCTTTGGGATTAGTTATTTTACTTTTTGTAAGCGGCATTTGGTATTTTCGCAAAACAGAAAAGACATTTGCAGATAATATCTGA